In Quercus robur chromosome 11, dhQueRobu3.1, whole genome shotgun sequence, the following proteins share a genomic window:
- the LOC126705508 gene encoding chlorophyll a-b binding protein CP24 10A, chloroplastic, whose protein sequence is MATTSGAVLNGLGSSFLRGGNRSQTLLSAAGVGARATVPKRFIVVAAAKPKLSWIPAVKGGGNFLDPEWLDGSLPGDYGFDPLGLGKDPAFLKWYREAELIHGRWAMAAVVGIFVGQAWSGIPWFEAGAAPGAIAPFSFGSLLGTQLILMGWVESKRWVDFFNPDSQSVEWATPWSRTAENFANATGEQGYPGGKFFDPLGLAGTLKDGVYIPDFEKLERLKLAEIKHARLAMVAMLIFYFEAGQGKTPLGALGL, encoded by the exons ATGGCTACTACCTCTGGTGCAGTTCTAAATGGGTTAGGATCTTCTTTCTTGCGTGGAGGGAACAGAAGCCAGACATTGTTGTCTGCAGCTGGTGTTGGAGCCAGAGCTACTGTGCCTAAGAGGTTCATTGTGGTGGCTGCTGCTAAACCAAAGCTGTCTTGGATCCCTGCTGTTAAAGGTGGTGGCAACTTTCTTGACCCCGAGTGGCTCGATGGCTC GCTCCCAGGTGACTATGGTTTTGATCCACTAGGACTAGGCAAGGACCCAGCATTCCTGAAATGGTACAGAGAAGCGGAGCTCATCCACGGCAGGTGGGCAATGGCTGCAGTGGTTGGGATCTTTGTAGGCCAGGCATGGAGTGGTATCCCATGGTTTGAGGCTGGAGCTGCCCCTGGTGCAATAGCTCCCTTCTCTTTTGGCTCTCTTCTAGGCACTCAGCTCATCCTCATGGGCTGGGTTGAGAGCAAGAGATGGGTGGACTTCTTCAACCCAGACTCACAGTCTGTGGAATGGGCTACACCGTGGTCGAGGACGGCTGAGAACTTTGCCAATGCAACCGGGGAGCAGGGTTACCCTGGTGGCAAATTCTTTGATCCCTTGGGTCTTGCTGGCACTCTCAAGGATGGTGTTTACATTCCAGATTTTGAGAAGTTAGAGAGACTGAAGTTAGCTGAGATCAAGCATGCTAGGCTTGCCATGGTTGCAATGCTAATTTTCTACTTTGAGGCTGGACAAGGGAAGACTCCTCTTGGTGCTCTAGGCTTGTAA
- the LOC126707527 gene encoding uncharacterized protein LOC126707527 isoform X1, whose translation MAMAASAFSNSLLSSPSPPPPPHRPTFAWSPSRSQVNLRSTAFRSYPTLFTTRSSLDAANDTKQDTPIELRYAAFPTVMDINQIREILPHRFPFLLVDRVIEHNPGVSAVAIKNVTINDNFFPGHFPERPIMPGVLMVEAMAQVGGLVMLQPEVGGSRKNFFFAGIDKVRFRKPVVAGDTLVMRMTLIKLQKRFGIAKMEGKAYVGGEVVCEGEFLMATGSE comes from the exons atgGCAATGGCAGCCTCAGCTTTCTCCAATTCACTTCTATCAtctccttctcctcctcctcctcctcataGACCCACCTTTGCTTGGTCTCCATCACGATCACAAGTCAATCTTCGTAGTACTGCTTTCAGATCGTATCCAACCCTTTTCACCACCCGTTCTTCTCTGGACGCTGCAAATGATACCAAGCAAGACACCCCTATTGAATTAA GATATGCTGCATTTCCTACAGTGATGGATATCAACCAGATTCGTGAAATTCTGCCTCACCG GTTCCCGTTTCTTCTAGTGGATAGAGTAATTGAACACAATCCTGGAGTTTCAGCTGTTGCTATCAAGAATGTCACAATTAACGACAACTTCTTTCCTGGTCATTTTCCTGAAAGACCGATAATGCCTGGTGTTCTCATggttgag GCAATGGCACAGGTTGGTGGCTTGGTTATGTTGCAACCAGAAGTTGGAGGTTCCCGTAAAAATTTCTTCTTTGCTGGTATTGACAAAGTGCGATTCCGGAAACCAGTGGTTGCCGGTGACACCCTAGTTATGAGAATGACACTTATCAAGTTGCAGAAACGCTTTGGAATTGCAAAGATGGAAGGGAAGGCATATGTTGGAGGTGAGGTTGTATGCGAGGGTGAGTTTTTGATGGCTACAGGCAGTGAATAA
- the LOC126707529 gene encoding mitotic spindle checkpoint protein MAD2 has translation MLLTQDESVKSFIANVTAQLSEWLEAGKLQRIVLVIMSKATNEVLERWNFSIETDSEVVEKGVSREKSDKEIMREIQAIMRQIASSITYLPCLDEACVFDVLAYTDKDVAVPFTWIESDPKLIANPQMVKLHSFDTKIHKVDTLVSYKNDEWDEQ, from the exons ATGTTGCTTACTCAGGATGAAAGTGTTAAATCCTTCATTGCCAACGTAACCGCTCAACTTTCTG AATGGCTGGAAGCTGGGAAGTTACAAAGGATTGTTCTTGTAATAATGAGTAAGGCCACCAATGAGGTCCTAGAGAGGTGGAACTTCAGCATTGAGACTGATAGTGAGGTTGTTGAGAAGGG TGTCTCGAGGGAAAAGAGTGACAAGGAAATCATGAGAGAGATACAAGCAATCATGCGACAGATTGCTTCAAGCATTACCTACTTGCCGTGCCTTGACGAAGCCT gtgtttttgatGTGTTGGCCTACACTGATAAAGATGTTGCAGTCCCATTCACTTGGATTGAGAGTGACCCCAAACTTATTGCTAATCCACAAATGGTCAAATTGCACTCCTTTGATACCAAG ATTCACAAGGTTGATACTCTTGTATCTTACAAGAATGACGAGTGGGATGAGCAGTAG